The genomic stretch TATTGTCCTGAGATGCTGACTCACGATGTATCATTATCGGAGCTTTCTCAGAATGTTTCATATCTACTCTATTGTCCTGAGATGCTGACTCATGATGTATCATTATAGAAGGTTTTTCTGAAGGTCCAGAGCTCATAATAGCATGAGGTATTCTATGTTTGAATACATTTTCAGGCTTCCTGGAATATTTTATAGACACGGTAGAACTATACGAATAGTTGTAAGTGACAAGGGCTAATTcactattataaatataacgAACGACTACAAAATATGGTCAATGTACtgcgtcttcctggaacaggaGGTACAGCTGCCGTCCCTACTCCTCTAGGCTTATAATAGAGGGGAAGAGTAGAAGAAGAGGACATCATTTGTCTAAGTAATAAGATGAACTATTTGTTAAATTCCTTTTCTTGTGataaatagttaattaattttcCTCGTTTCGCGCAGTCGGCCCAGAGACCACGTGGTCTGTACGTACAGGTCAtgattttaaactattattCTTGTTACGAAGAGTTTTCTGaaataaatttacaatattataatataagttcccataagtaaataatattattttaaattgttgagAAAGGTACATAGAACAGACATCATTGGAGATCGTATGTGCAGGAAATTagaaattacaataaaaattaattaatatttaagtagcacaattaaataattaataaatcaataataattattaatacttcCAATATTCTAATTATACAGAAACAGTATTGTTATTTGAAAGGCGTGGCATATTAGTAGGAAAATTATCCAGTAATGGCAGAGGATGAGCTTCAGTATTGAACACCCATTTATCTAGTGATATTACTGAGTCATCAGAAAATAGAagataaagatattttaatgtTTCAGCAATAAAGAATGATTGTTGGACATCATCTTTTGGTGCTTCTCCACTATAAGAATCTTTGATACCTGAGTAACCTCCTGTATCAACTCTACAGTGTGATTCCAAAGCCTAAACAATGAGAATTTGATAAGCTTCATTGTTCTGAGCttcttatatatcctcaaaCCCATTCCTAAATACATCCTCATACTCAAACCTATATTAAAGCAACATCTGTCCTCAACCCCATACCAACTCATCCTCAAACCTGTACAAGTATAATGAGTTATCTATGGTCAATACCAGTAACTTCCATCCtcaacccataccaactcataCTCAACCTGTACAAGTATATGAGTTATCTATGGTCCAATACCAGTAACTTGCCATCCTCAAACCCATACCACTCATACTCAAACCTGTACAAGTATAATGAGTTTATCTATGGTCCAATACCAGTAACTTGCATCCtcaaacccataccaactcataCTCAAACCTGTACAAGTATAATAAGTTATCTATGGTCCAATACCAGTAACTTGCCATCCTCAAACTGATATTAGCAAACACTGTTATCCTCAAACATACCTTTACAACATCCCAGCCCCATTCTCGATACATAGGATCCTTTGTTAGtctccataaataaaatatgattccACAGTCTCTGGACGTAAAAGATACACATCTTCTCATTTTTTCTGCTATTAATTTTTCCTGAGCCATCCATACGAAATGCTTCTGGACCTAAATTGCttcctagagagagagagagagagagagagagagagagagagaagagagagagagagagagagagagatttaaaaggggaaattttaaaaagactaCAAGGAAACTCTAAAAAGATTACAAATGATGTCCAATTTAAAGTTATCTTatcgttaaaacaaacattagatgtgtacataaaaaaaatgaggttaatattattgataacatataaaaaacaattaatattataatattaaccTCAACAACTATATCAATGTATAGATATTATATCACTATTGCCATAGTTCCAAACATCATTTTAGACCTCAAGATCACACAAGGGTATGTCCCATAAactctattattattacatgtataatatactaattaatatactaattaaCAGCGATATTAAATACCAATTACTTGCTAGTCCCCTATGGGATAACTGACCTGTTTGTACATATGACTCACGACAAGTTCTTGTAATATTCTTAGCAATATCCATGTAATGTTTAGATTTACCATTAATAGCATGTACTGAGGCTAATGCATACATACCACCTGAAAAACATGCCTggtcaaagaaagaaaaggagatTATGTTACGACTATATTTACCAGTACAAGGAGAACATACCAAATGTTGCATTTTTCCATCTTTGCGTCCATTTCTTAAATCGTTGACTAAtaagaatttattatttaaaacgtaTTGAAACAGTTTGGACTCAATAGcctaatataacataatataataattattattattacctcttaattaatttgatttacCTCTATGGCATTATAGAACATATCACGAGCTTCTATGTCATGTTTACTTGTAATTAACCACGCCTTAAGGAGATACTCATAAAAACTATCACCAAGAGCTCCTAAAGATATATGCtctatagaaaaaaaaaattttaaacaaaaagtacaatttaaaaaaaattaaaaaagtgagaaataataaatataatgatattttaaaagtatcttCAGAATGAATTCATATATTGTACTACTTACTAGTTCCCCATCGACCATTATCAGGATTGATAAAGTTAGGATAAAGACCATCTGATTTGGGAGCATCTTTGAGTAACTTACGAATATGCAGTACCTACAATATTATAGAACATCATTATTATATCGTTATATCATGTATTATATcgttatagtacatgtattatatcattatagtacatgtattatatcgATATTACAGGCAAAGACACTGAACATCCCCACAGGATAAAGTGAACAGCTAATTACTTATTCATGAGGGTGTGGTCAATTATATCTTGTACAGGGAGCTCAAGTCTTAATTACTATTTACAAAGCATACAAAAATTGAAGAGGATCCATCCTCACTCTAacattatttctattttattatcACTTTGTACCTTGTCTAAATAAATCGGTTTCTTTGCTAACATTGTTAAATATTGATATTCTAATTGTAACGTTCCAATCTCTGATAGCACTGAACATTTGCCTGATGCCCACCCCCAATTCTTTAATGCACCACTACAATGAAAAAATTACATGATCATGTGAcaaaacatatgatcatttacGTTTTTAAGTTGACTAAGCTCTTTGGAATCCCACTTGGAGTATTAAAAGCAGGCATCATTTTGTCTGCTAGTTCAAGagctttttgtttaaatatctagagagagagagaaagagagagagagagagagagagagagagagagagagagagagagagagagaagagagagagagagagagtgtgaaagagagagagagagagagagagagagagagagagtgagaaagagagagagagagagagtttattacttacaataaaacacaacatGATTAATAGTTTTCTTGTAACTACaaagttttgtttgttaaacatgtaataaagtttaaacaataGATCAAATTGATGACAAATTGTGGTTTGTATAGTTGTAGTAATAACATTGTTTAAAAGGAATTGTACTATTAGTACAAAGGACAAGAATAGTAACAGCTGCTAGTCCAGTCTGTTTACTTAGTAAGGATACTATCAGAATAGTGaataacaatttgttatttataagtCAATACAATTCCTTTAATAAAGAGCAAATTGATAGTACAATCTTTTAATGATACATTAAACAGGAATTCACAGGATAAGCCAACCTAATTAAATTCTTGGGGTTCCTAGTCATATTTGATACATGACCACTAGAATGTCAGgaatctttatataataaaatataatatagtattattAGTGGATTTCCTAGTAttattgtgtatataatataatgtattatttgtgGATTCCTAGTAttattgtgtatataatataatatagtattattTGTGGATTTCCTAGTATTATTGTGTATATAAtgcaacatattattttttttgtggtttttgtaCACCTGATGTCGGTGATGTTATAAAGATTATGAAAGGAAACACcgatatattgtttattttttttcctaCAAAAGTAAGTTAATTATAGTAAGGGAATTATTATAGTCATAACATTGACATTAGTGTGTTTAATGTCAGttctaaaatgtaatattaattcattACAACACTGTGTGCTCATTATTTGAATGTGTGGTCTTTATAAGGTATCCATAGCAATGTGTGTCCTCAATAAAACATCAAATagtacactaaagtattagtatgagactagaacaagtgtcctcaatatagaggttgtataatacactaaagtattagtatgggactagaacaagtgtcctcaatatagaggttgtataatacactaaaagtattagtatgggactagaacaagtgtcctcaatatagaggttgtataatacactaaagtattagtatgggactagaacaagtgtcctcaatatagaggttgtgtaatacactaaagtattagtatgggactagaacaactgtcctcaatatagaggtcgtctttttatttcacaatgttcTTCCTGAGACTCCATTATTGTTTAAACACTTAGCAATGCACATCATTTACAAGAACACAAACTGATGAGATCAAAGTACATGATgtagtttctttatataataatgttaacaataaaacatgtccaTAATAGAATTATTATAGAACTATTTGTTAAGATATTGCCATAACGATGTAATGTCATCTTATGAGATTGGATCATTCAGAAAACGTAATAGTTGTATTCTCCGCGAGTAAAcaaccacaacacacacacaaaacaacccaTTATTAAGacaatgtgcattaaatagaGTGTATTTTGGCATAAGAAAGGTACATGAAAATGTATACAACTTGTCTAATAATTTACTAATAATTTACTAATAATTTACTAACAATTTACTAACTATTCTACTCAGTAAACAagaaaagacaacaacaatgaaGGTAAATGTACTCATTGTTTATTTAAACTACGACATATAAATCAATTGTCTTtagtttacaatataataatgttattaccTCTTCTCCGCTAAGAGCGTAAGCACTAAGGAATCCACCAATGAAACGAATATTAAACTCAAAGAAAGAAACTTGCGATGCtacctaaaaaaaatatgtatagataTCCATTTCAAATTATGAGATACGTGTgaaattttgtacattttaacaCAACCTTAATGTTAATGGGACATCATCTaactttgtataaaatatatctgatattaaTCATCATTATTGCATTACATGGGCAATATAGTTGgattacaatattaaaatttgatAACAAgagtatttatttttcattggcAATATAGTTCATTGATataattaaaaagtaattaaaattcTGTTAAATTTGTTAATCAAATTACAAAACAGTCGTTAACAAGAAAACAAGTTACCAAAACAATTCATATAAGTATACTTTTCCTCAACATGACACGCCAACCACAATATGACACAGCTGTGTCACATATAGATATCCCTGTAATATGACCTCTCTACAGTAAATAcatcaatatagaggttgtataatacactaaagtattagtatgtatgggggactagaacaagtgttctcaatatagaggttatataatacactaaagtattagtatgggactagaacaagtgtcctcaatatagaggttgtataatacactaaagtattagtatgggactagaacaagtgtcctcaatatagaggttgtataatacactaaagtattagtatgggactagaacaagtgtcctcaatatagaggttgtataatacactaaagtattagtatggactagaacaagtgtataATCactaagtattagtatgggactagaacaagtgtcctcaatatagaggttgtatacactaaagtattagtatggactagaacaagtgtcctcaatatagaggttgtataatacactaaagtattagtatgggactagaacaagtgtcctcaatatagaggttgtataatacactaaagtattagtatgggactagaacaagtgtcctcaatatagaggttgtataatacactaaagtattagtatgggactagaacaagtgttctcaatatagaggttgtataatacactaaagtattagtatgggactagaacaagtgtcctcaatatagaggttgtataatacactaaagtattagtatgggactagaacaagtgtcctcaatatagaggttgtataatacactaaagtattagtatgggactagaacaagtgtcctcaatatagaggttgtataatacactaaagtattagtatgggactagaacaagtgtcctcaatatagaggttgtataatacactaaagtattagtatgggactagaacaagtgtcctcaatatagaggttgtataatacactaaagtattagtatgggactagaacaagtgtcctcaatatagaggttgtataatacactaaagtattagtatgggactagaacaagtgtcctcaatatagaggttgtataatacactaaagtattagtatgggactagaacaagtgtcctcatatatacactaaagtattagtatgggactagaacaagtgttcTCAATAAAAACAATGAGTGAATTTGTGAGTGGTTTCTACAGTATCACATACTTACCTCTGCAATATGAAAATGCTCTTTAACC from Gigantopelta aegis isolate Gae_Host unplaced genomic scaffold, Gae_host_genome ctg4852_pilon_pilon:::debris, whole genome shotgun sequence encodes the following:
- the LOC121366151 gene encoding LOW QUALITY PROTEIN: mannosyl-oligosaccharide 1,2-alpha-mannosidase IA-like (The sequence of the model RefSeq protein was modified relative to this genomic sequence to represent the inferred CDS: inserted 1 base in 1 codon; deleted 2 bases in 1 codon), translated to MRIDTFIHRVPLSSNVQLSSESTVDTPHHTDSSEPHVAQVIHTSKEGPEVSTSKPPKINRIKTEKTVSDRETQKTENGNSKETGTHPSDSNLSETSKRQEKVKQMIKHAWDGYFKYALGENEVKPLSKKGHSAAVFGRTHLGATLVDSLDTLYIAGLHDEFHDATKWVKEHFHIAEVASQVSFFEFNIRFIGGFLSAYALSGEEIFKQKALELADKMMPAFNTPSGIPKSLVNLKTGALKNWGWASGKCSVLSEIGTLQLEYQYLTMLAKKPIYLDKVLHIRKLLKDAPKSDGLYPNFINPDNGRWGTKHISLGALGDSFYEYLLKAWLITSKHDIEARDMFYNAIEACFSGGMYALASVHAINGKSKHYMDIAKNITRTCRESYVQTGSNLGPEAFRMDGSGKINSRKNEKVYLLRPETVESYXYLWRLTKDPMYREWGWDVVKALESHCRVDTGGYSGIKDSYSGEAPKDDVQQSFFIAETLKYLYLLFSDDSVISLDKWVFNTEAHPLPLLDNFPTNMPRLSNNNTVSVEIDSHPKYQKNIQEHEGIGKLY